The following are encoded in a window of Halosolutus halophilus genomic DNA:
- a CDS encoding aldo/keto reductase, translating to MTATEIPQPGFGTSGHEDESCTDAVRRALDADYRHVDTAQMYDNERAVGRALDRAHVDREAVFLATKVHPSNLAAEDVIESTEESLDRLGVDAVDLLYVHWPTDAYDPEDTLPAFDEVRDRGWTRHVGVSNFTIELLEEAMEILESPIVANQVELHPRLQQDDLVSFSRGHDVRTVAYCPIARGDVTALETLQEIAAAHDATPVQVALAWHYGRDGVVPIPKGSGEHIRENHAALEIDLSDEERARIAALDRGDRLIDPDEAAWNR from the coding sequence ATGACCGCGACGGAGATTCCACAGCCGGGGTTCGGCACGTCCGGCCACGAGGACGAATCCTGTACCGACGCCGTCCGCAGGGCACTCGACGCCGACTATCGACACGTCGATACGGCCCAGATGTACGACAACGAACGCGCAGTCGGCCGCGCGCTCGATCGAGCCCACGTCGATCGGGAGGCGGTCTTCCTCGCGACGAAGGTCCACCCGTCGAATCTCGCGGCCGAGGACGTGATCGAGTCCACCGAGGAGAGTCTCGATCGGCTCGGCGTCGACGCCGTCGACCTGCTGTACGTACACTGGCCGACGGACGCGTACGACCCGGAGGACACCCTGCCGGCGTTCGACGAGGTCCGCGATCGAGGGTGGACCCGTCACGTCGGGGTGAGCAACTTCACGATCGAGTTGCTCGAAGAGGCGATGGAGATCCTCGAGTCGCCGATCGTCGCGAATCAGGTCGAACTCCACCCGCGGCTCCAGCAGGACGACCTCGTCTCGTTCTCGCGGGGCCACGACGTCCGAACGGTCGCGTACTGTCCGATCGCGAGGGGCGACGTAACCGCCCTCGAGACGCTCCAGGAGATCGCAGCGGCCCACGACGCGACGCCCGTCCAGGTGGCGCTGGCGTGGCACTACGGCCGCGACGGCGTCGTTCCGATTCCGAAGGGGTCGGGCGAACACATCCGCGAGAATCACGCCGCGCTCGAGATCGACCTGTCCGACGAGGAGCGAGCGCGAATCGCGGCACTCGATCGGGGCGACCGCCTGATCGATCCCGACGAGGCAGCCTGGAACCGGTAG
- a CDS encoding cation:proton antiporter: MSIHVDLDLVALVAAIVGLGVTAQFLAAKYRVPSVLFLIVAGVAIGPEGLAIVSIDTSGEALSTIVGVSVAIIVFEGAFRLEYETVRDAPRAIEWLITIGAAMAFFGTALTVRLLLGASWDIAFLVAALLVATGPTVITPILAVVSVREAVATTLETEGIVNDVTAAILAIVLFKAMTAQELAPRGYVFLFAQRLGMGILTGLVIAGVVWYLITQVELPAQAAPQTARLLTLAAAVIAFAIADSVFSEAGIAAAATAGFTLGNLDLPHRESILRFKQDVTLLVLSFVFIVLAALVEFSKLLALGVAGLAVVAVLTLLLRPLVVFVSTAGGGFSIRERLFISFVGPRGIVPASVATLFAIRLRSSTPPSDPAGADLLLGTVFLVILVTVVVEAGFARQIAAVLGVIQTDD; the protein is encoded by the coding sequence GTGTCCATCCACGTCGACCTCGACCTCGTCGCGCTCGTCGCGGCCATCGTCGGACTCGGCGTCACAGCCCAGTTTCTCGCCGCGAAGTATCGCGTTCCCAGCGTGCTGTTTCTCATCGTCGCGGGCGTCGCCATCGGCCCCGAGGGGCTCGCCATTGTCTCGATCGACACCTCCGGGGAGGCGCTCTCGACTATCGTCGGGGTGAGCGTCGCCATCATCGTCTTCGAGGGGGCGTTTCGACTCGAGTACGAGACCGTCCGAGACGCGCCGCGGGCGATCGAGTGGTTGATAACGATCGGCGCAGCGATGGCGTTCTTCGGGACCGCCCTGACCGTTCGACTCCTGCTCGGCGCGAGCTGGGATATCGCGTTTCTCGTCGCCGCGCTATTGGTCGCGACCGGGCCGACGGTCATCACGCCGATTCTCGCGGTGGTATCCGTCCGCGAGGCAGTCGCAACGACCCTCGAAACGGAAGGGATCGTCAACGACGTCACCGCCGCGATCCTCGCGATCGTCCTCTTCAAAGCGATGACGGCCCAGGAACTCGCGCCGAGGGGGTACGTCTTCCTGTTCGCACAGCGCCTCGGGATGGGGATCCTCACCGGCCTCGTGATCGCGGGCGTCGTCTGGTATCTCATCACGCAGGTCGAACTCCCGGCCCAGGCGGCGCCGCAGACGGCCCGGTTACTCACGCTGGCCGCCGCCGTCATCGCGTTCGCGATCGCGGACTCGGTGTTCTCCGAAGCCGGTATCGCGGCCGCAGCCACCGCGGGGTTTACCCTCGGAAACCTCGACCTGCCCCACCGGGAGAGCATCCTGCGATTCAAGCAGGACGTGACGCTGCTCGTCCTCTCGTTCGTGTTCATCGTGCTCGCGGCGTTGGTCGAGTTCTCGAAACTGCTCGCGCTCGGCGTCGCCGGACTCGCGGTCGTCGCGGTGTTGACGCTCCTGCTCCGTCCGCTGGTCGTCTTCGTCTCGACGGCCGGCGGCGGGTTCTCGATTCGCGAACGGCTGTTCATCAGCTTCGTCGGTCCCCGGGGGATCGTTCCCGCGTCGGTCGCGACCCTGTTCGCCATCCGCCTCCGGTCGAGTACTCCCCCTTCGGATCCGGCGGGAGCGGATCTCTTACTCGGTACGGTCTTTCTCGTCATCCTCGTGACGGTCGTCGTCGAGGCGGGCTTCGCGAGACAGATCGCGGCCGTGCTCGGGGTGATCCAGACGGACGACTGA
- a CDS encoding 30S ribosomal protein S17e produces MAIKPAYVKKTGNLLLERYPDAFTTDFEQNKDSVEKLTNVESKGVRNRIAGYVTRKKGAEVTA; encoded by the coding sequence ATGGCCATCAAACCGGCATACGTCAAGAAGACCGGGAACCTCCTCCTGGAGCGGTACCCGGACGCGTTCACGACCGACTTCGAACAGAACAAAGACAGCGTCGAGAAGCTGACCAACGTCGAGTCCAAGGGCGTTCGAAACCGGATTGCGGGCTACGTCACGCGAAAGAAAGGCGCCGAAGTGACTGCGTAA
- a CDS encoding tRNA-dihydrouridine synthase, with product MFSPPLALASLSGEADADWARAGSDHAGAAFLGGIALDENARAAARELVARDRTEFLPPDPVRFVDRQVAALDDVPIRPAFNVRSVTPEPIVEAARVCRDHDAFLEINAHCRQDELCAVGCGESLLRDADRLRAYVKRAADTGATVGVKVRAEVPGVDLPDLARTIETAGAAFVHVDAMDTESVIADVVDATDLFVIANNGVRDDETVREYADYGADAVSVGRPSDNPVVLDRVREAVDRHLDTGPGLEARLQ from the coding sequence ATGTTTTCACCACCGCTCGCCCTCGCGAGTCTCAGCGGCGAGGCGGACGCCGACTGGGCTCGCGCGGGGTCCGACCACGCGGGGGCCGCGTTCCTCGGCGGCATCGCACTCGACGAGAACGCGAGAGCGGCCGCACGAGAACTCGTCGCCCGCGATCGAACCGAGTTCCTGCCGCCCGATCCGGTGCGGTTCGTCGACCGGCAGGTCGCCGCGCTCGACGACGTCCCGATCCGGCCGGCGTTCAACGTCCGGAGTGTGACCCCGGAACCGATCGTCGAGGCCGCCCGGGTCTGTCGCGATCACGACGCCTTCCTCGAGATTAACGCCCACTGCCGGCAGGACGAACTGTGTGCCGTCGGCTGTGGCGAGAGCCTGTTGCGGGACGCCGATCGGCTCCGGGCCTACGTGAAGCGGGCGGCCGACACCGGCGCGACGGTCGGCGTCAAGGTCCGTGCGGAGGTTCCCGGGGTCGACCTCCCCGATCTCGCACGGACGATCGAGACCGCGGGTGCCGCGTTCGTCCACGTCGACGCGATGGACACGGAATCGGTGATCGCCGACGTCGTCGACGCGACCGATCTGTTCGTGATCGCTAACAACGGCGTCCGCGACGACGAGACCGTCCGCGAGTACGCCGACTACGGGGCCGACGCCGTCAGCGTCGGCCGGCCCAGCGACAACCCGGTCGTCCTCGATCGGGTTCGCGAGGCGGTCGACCGACACCTCGATACCGGGCCCGGACTCGAAGCCCGATTGCAGTGA
- the asd gene encoding aspartate-semialdehyde dehydrogenase gives MAVRVGVLGATGAVGQRLIQLLDPHPEFEIAALTASESSAGKTYRQAAKWRVDSPIPDDVADTTVSATDPDEVPDDVDLLFSSLPSSVGADVEPAFCEAGYVMSSNSSNARMDDDVPLVIPEVNAEHIDLLEVQRDERGWDGAMIKNPNCSTITFVPTLAALAEYGLEKVHVATLQAVSGAGYDGVTSMEIIDNAIPYIGSEEDKLETESRKLLGEFDGASLAHNSVEVAASCNRIPTIDGHLENVWVETADDLTADAAAAAMREYPSLDLPSSPDPLIHVFEEPDRPQPRMDRTLGDGMAIAAGGLRESSFGLQYNCLAHNTIRGAAGASVLNGELLLENGYL, from the coding sequence ATGGCAGTACGAGTAGGCGTACTCGGCGCAACCGGTGCCGTCGGACAGCGACTGATTCAGCTTCTCGATCCCCACCCGGAGTTCGAGATCGCCGCACTGACCGCGAGCGAGTCGAGTGCCGGCAAGACGTATCGACAGGCGGCCAAGTGGCGCGTCGACAGCCCCATCCCCGACGACGTCGCCGACACGACCGTCTCCGCGACCGATCCCGACGAAGTCCCCGACGACGTCGACCTGCTGTTCTCGTCGCTCCCCTCGAGCGTCGGCGCGGACGTCGAGCCGGCGTTCTGTGAAGCCGGCTACGTCATGTCGTCGAACTCCTCGAACGCGCGCATGGACGACGACGTCCCCCTGGTCATTCCGGAGGTCAACGCCGAGCACATCGATCTGCTCGAGGTCCAGCGCGACGAGCGTGGCTGGGACGGTGCGATGATCAAGAATCCCAACTGCTCGACGATTACCTTCGTCCCCACGCTCGCGGCCCTCGCGGAGTACGGCCTCGAAAAGGTCCACGTCGCGACCCTGCAGGCCGTCTCCGGTGCCGGCTACGACGGCGTCACCTCGATGGAGATCATCGACAACGCCATCCCCTACATCGGCAGCGAGGAGGACAAACTCGAGACCGAGTCCCGCAAACTGCTCGGCGAGTTCGACGGTGCCTCCCTCGCGCACAATAGCGTCGAGGTCGCCGCCTCCTGTAACCGCATCCCGACGATCGACGGCCACCTCGAGAACGTCTGGGTCGAGACGGCAGACGACCTCACGGCCGACGCGGCCGCCGCGGCGATGCGGGAGTACCCGTCGCTCGACCTCCCCTCCTCGCCCGATCCGCTCATCCACGTCTTCGAGGAGCCCGATCGGCCCCAGCCGCGGATGGACCGCACGCTCGGCGACGGCATGGCGATCGCCGCCGGCGGCCTCCGCGAATCCTCGTTCGGCCTCCAGTACAACTGTCTCGCCCACAACACGATCCGCGGCGCTGCGGGTGCGAGCGTGCTGAACGGCGAACTGCTGCTGGAGAACGGCTACCTCTAG
- the cofD gene encoding 2-phospho-L-lactate transferase, whose product MVTFLSGGTGTPKLLDGAAAAFSPEETTVVANTGDDIELGGLFVSPDVDTLLFQGGGLLDRETWWGIKGDTHRTNSALTDIATAMDLPDGPQYLPDDEQTASRELANWRRFSGIAEFMTIGDRDRAVHITRTSLLDQGYTLSEVVQRFADGFGLTIDLFPMSDDPVASLVHTDRGMMHFQEYWVGREGRPTVENVEFRGSSSAEPAPGVLDALNDTVVIGPSNPVTSIGPMLSLSGIADALSQTTVVAVSPFLGDEVFSGPAGDLMEAVNAEPSTEGLATAYPFADAYIVDEDDDTEFDRPTIRTDIEIESRKDAARVIRAIDHAIEIVG is encoded by the coding sequence ATGGTTACCTTCCTCTCCGGGGGCACCGGGACACCGAAGCTGTTGGACGGTGCTGCAGCTGCGTTCTCGCCGGAGGAGACGACCGTCGTCGCCAATACGGGTGACGACATCGAACTCGGCGGCCTCTTCGTTTCGCCGGACGTCGACACGCTGCTCTTCCAGGGCGGTGGCCTCCTCGATCGCGAGACGTGGTGGGGTATCAAAGGCGACACCCATCGGACCAATTCGGCACTGACGGACATCGCGACGGCGATGGACCTCCCGGACGGCCCCCAGTATCTTCCCGACGACGAACAGACCGCGAGCCGGGAACTCGCCAACTGGCGGCGGTTCTCCGGCATCGCCGAGTTCATGACGATCGGCGATCGCGATCGCGCCGTCCACATTACCCGGACGAGCCTCCTCGACCAGGGGTACACGCTGAGCGAGGTGGTCCAGCGATTCGCCGACGGGTTCGGGCTGACGATCGACCTGTTCCCCATGAGCGACGATCCGGTCGCCAGTCTCGTCCACACGGACCGGGGCATGATGCACTTCCAGGAGTACTGGGTCGGTCGCGAGGGCAGGCCGACCGTCGAGAACGTCGAGTTCCGCGGCTCCTCGAGCGCGGAGCCCGCACCGGGCGTCCTCGACGCGCTGAACGATACGGTCGTCATCGGTCCGTCGAACCCCGTCACGAGCATCGGACCGATGCTGTCGCTGTCGGGCATCGCCGACGCCCTCAGCCAGACGACGGTCGTCGCCGTCTCCCCGTTCCTCGGCGACGAGGTCTTCTCCGGACCGGCCGGTGACCTCATGGAAGCCGTCAACGCGGAGCCGAGCACGGAGGGGCTGGCGACCGCCTACCCGTTCGCGGACGCGTACATCGTCGACGAGGACGACGATACCGAGTTCGATCGGCCGACGATCCGGACGGACATCGAAATCGAATCCCGCAAGGACGCCGCACGCGTCATCAGAGCGATCGACCACGCGATCGAGATCGTCGGCTGA
- a CDS encoding DUF7344 domain-containing protein: MQSSDETAATSDLLADRYRRAVLRALDESGQPVSLNDLADRVALDERSQDRGPIADWGDALLGTRRRVHISLRHVHVPKLADAEVVDFDPDANTVALREPGADLLTRLDSIDEERTDGNHQPGSVPGVPAP; the protein is encoded by the coding sequence ATGCAGTCGTCCGACGAAACGGCCGCGACGTCGGACCTGCTCGCGGATCGCTACCGCCGGGCCGTCCTCCGCGCGCTCGACGAGTCCGGACAGCCGGTTTCGCTGAACGACCTCGCGGATCGGGTGGCCCTCGACGAGAGATCGCAGGATCGCGGTCCGATCGCCGACTGGGGCGACGCGCTCCTGGGGACCCGACGCCGCGTTCACATCTCGCTCCGGCACGTTCACGTGCCGAAGCTAGCGGACGCCGAGGTCGTCGACTTCGATCCCGACGCGAACACCGTCGCCCTTCGGGAACCGGGAGCGGACCTCCTCACCCGACTGGATTCGATCGACGAGGAGCGCACCGACGGCAACCACCAGCCGGGAAGCGTTCCCGGGGTTCCGGCCCCGTAG
- a CDS encoding DUF447 domain-containing protein has product MSDDAGAGDRTGVDDGDRDGGADRVAWPVALTGVTETVVTTLGPNGLWNAAALGLFAGDPVTARTWGNTRTRRNFHRQGEAYVQFTRDPVDFADAALSIYELEDPILASAGAWVRVRVEQVDAGTEGETEWEEWALDPVDAAIETETVPTIDRGVCAVVEATVAASRLGVTGYDEDRLRNRLDRCASIVDRAGGPREREALERVREHSSW; this is encoded by the coding sequence ATGAGCGACGACGCTGGGGCTGGCGATCGGACCGGTGTCGACGACGGCGACCGCGACGGCGGGGCCGATCGGGTCGCGTGGCCCGTCGCGCTCACCGGCGTCACCGAGACGGTCGTGACGACGCTCGGTCCGAACGGACTGTGGAACGCCGCCGCGCTGGGGCTGTTCGCCGGCGATCCCGTAACCGCACGGACGTGGGGCAACACCCGGACGCGCCGGAACTTCCACCGGCAAGGTGAGGCCTACGTGCAGTTCACGCGCGACCCCGTCGACTTCGCCGACGCCGCGCTGTCGATCTACGAACTCGAGGACCCAATCCTCGCGTCCGCGGGCGCGTGGGTCCGGGTTCGGGTCGAGCAAGTGGACGCCGGGACCGAGGGCGAGACGGAGTGGGAGGAGTGGGCGCTCGACCCCGTCGACGCCGCGATCGAGACCGAGACGGTGCCGACGATCGACCGGGGCGTCTGTGCGGTCGTCGAGGCCACCGTCGCCGCGTCTCGACTCGGGGTCACGGGGTACGACGAGGATCGACTGCGGAATCGACTCGACCGCTGCGCGTCGATCGTCGACCGGGCTGGCGGCCCGCGGGAGCGCGAGGCGCTCGAGCGCGTTCGCGAACACTCGTCGTGGTGA
- the ligA gene encoding ATP-dependent DNA ligase LigA, giving the protein MEFATFADRAAAIEAEPADLEIVDHVTDLLADANADLDIVARFVQGRVVPAWESTTLDIGPTTCYEAIARAAGTNVDGDDVEDRLADLGEIGDVAASYEFGGQQGLGAFTGGGADADSSGQGGDLTVREVHETLTDLAAAEGDGSQDRKVDLLFGLFNRCSSEEARYLARLVLSEMRIGVGEGTVRDAIAAAFDVPVDRVERALQVSNDYGEVARIAREEGVAGLDAMDLAIGRPVQAMLAQTGTVTDALAEWGEAAVEWKFDGARIQLHHDPGTADAAGAAAGETRVFSRNMEEVTDALPEVVEFADEHLDRPVILDGEVVAVDEDGTPLPFQEVLKRFRRKHDVAKAREDVAVRPVFFDCLHAGGNDLLDDTLTARHDRLESVLADDPDQDPEDVRGLSLLWRIDDPDAIESIDADALEAGHEGIMLKNPDSVYSPGRRGKNWRKRKPDVETLDCVVTGAEWGEGRRATYLGTFELSVRAGDDLETVGKVATGITDENLEELTELLEPHIAAEDGQDVDLEPAVVFEVGYEEIQSSPTYSSGYALRFPRFLGVRHDKDPEDAETIDRIERLRG; this is encoded by the coding sequence ATGGAGTTCGCCACGTTCGCCGATCGGGCCGCCGCGATCGAAGCAGAACCCGCCGACCTCGAGATCGTCGACCACGTGACCGACCTGCTCGCGGACGCGAACGCCGATCTCGATATCGTCGCTCGTTTCGTCCAGGGGCGGGTGGTCCCGGCGTGGGAGTCGACGACGCTCGACATCGGCCCGACCACGTGTTACGAGGCGATCGCTCGCGCGGCCGGCACGAACGTGGACGGCGACGACGTCGAGGACCGTCTCGCGGACCTGGGCGAGATCGGTGACGTGGCGGCGAGTTACGAGTTCGGCGGCCAGCAGGGACTCGGTGCGTTTACCGGCGGCGGAGCGGACGCGGATTCGAGCGGCCAGGGCGGTGACCTCACGGTCCGCGAGGTCCACGAGACGCTCACCGATCTCGCGGCCGCCGAAGGGGACGGGAGTCAGGATCGCAAGGTCGACCTCCTCTTCGGGCTGTTCAACCGCTGTTCGAGCGAGGAAGCCCGCTATCTCGCTCGCCTCGTCCTCTCGGAGATGCGCATCGGCGTCGGCGAGGGAACGGTCCGGGACGCGATCGCCGCCGCCTTCGACGTGCCGGTCGATCGGGTCGAGCGCGCCCTGCAGGTGTCCAACGACTACGGCGAGGTCGCGCGGATCGCCCGCGAGGAGGGCGTAGCGGGACTGGACGCGATGGACCTCGCGATCGGCCGGCCCGTCCAGGCGATGCTCGCACAGACCGGGACGGTGACGGACGCGCTCGCGGAGTGGGGCGAAGCGGCGGTGGAGTGGAAGTTCGACGGGGCTCGAATCCAGTTACACCACGATCCCGGCACCGCCGACGCGGCTGGTGCCGCCGCTGGAGAGACGCGCGTCTTCTCGCGAAACATGGAGGAGGTCACCGACGCCCTCCCCGAGGTGGTCGAATTCGCGGACGAGCACCTCGATCGACCCGTCATCCTCGACGGCGAGGTCGTCGCCGTCGACGAGGACGGCACGCCGTTGCCGTTCCAGGAGGTCCTTAAGCGATTCCGGCGCAAACACGACGTCGCGAAGGCCCGCGAGGACGTCGCCGTCCGACCGGTGTTCTTCGACTGTCTCCACGCGGGCGGGAATGACCTGCTCGACGACACCCTGACGGCGCGCCACGATCGGCTCGAGAGCGTCCTCGCCGACGACCCGGATCAGGACCCCGAGGACGTACGGGGACTGTCCCTCCTGTGGCGGATCGACGATCCCGACGCGATCGAGTCGATCGACGCCGACGCCCTCGAAGCGGGTCACGAGGGGATCATGCTCAAGAATCCCGACTCGGTCTATTCCCCGGGGCGGCGCGGGAAGAACTGGCGCAAGCGAAAACCCGACGTCGAGACGCTCGACTGCGTCGTCACCGGCGCGGAGTGGGGCGAGGGTCGTCGAGCGACGTACCTGGGGACGTTCGAACTCTCGGTCCGGGCCGGCGACGACCTGGAGACCGTCGGGAAGGTCGCGACCGGGATCACCGACGAGAACCTGGAGGAACTGACGGAACTGCTCGAACCCCACATCGCCGCCGAGGACGGCCAGGACGTCGACCTCGAACCCGCGGTCGTCTTCGAGGTCGGCTACGAGGAGATCCAATCCTCGCCCACGTACTCGTCGGGCTACGCGCTCCGGTTCCCGCGCTTTCTGGGGGTGCGTCACGACAAGGATCCCGAGGATGCGGAGACGATCGATCGAATCGAACGCCTTCGGGGGTAG
- a CDS encoding triphosphoribosyl-dephospho-CoA synthase → MDDPARNAELALLLEVAGTPKPGNVDRHRDLDDLRFDHFLAGAVGAREGLDLAANGAAVGPAFERAIEGMAAQGENTQFGALLLLVPLVRAAREDLSQPVVESVVEGTTVADAAAFYRAFEHVDVFVDEPPEEVEPLDVRRGADAVPALEDRGLTLLDVMEYSVPGDDVAREWVRGFDRSFTAAERLAEAEGAPPDRAASVFLSLLAERPDTLVVKRHGEAVAAKVTDRAADLVERNALETDREAVESFADELVDRGVNPGTTADLTAAGLFIALEHEAIEI, encoded by the coding sequence ATGGACGACCCCGCCCGCAACGCGGAACTCGCACTCTTGCTCGAGGTCGCGGGCACGCCGAAACCCGGCAACGTCGATCGGCACCGGGACCTCGACGATCTCCGGTTCGACCACTTTCTGGCCGGTGCAGTCGGTGCTCGCGAGGGCCTCGACCTCGCCGCGAACGGCGCGGCGGTCGGACCAGCCTTCGAGCGCGCGATCGAGGGAATGGCCGCACAGGGCGAGAACACCCAGTTCGGCGCGCTGCTCCTGCTCGTGCCGCTGGTCCGGGCCGCTCGCGAGGACCTCTCTCAGCCCGTCGTCGAATCGGTCGTCGAGGGGACGACCGTCGCCGACGCCGCTGCGTTCTACCGCGCGTTCGAGCACGTCGACGTCTTCGTCGACGAGCCGCCCGAGGAGGTGGAACCGCTCGACGTTCGCCGCGGCGCGGACGCCGTTCCCGCACTCGAGGACCGCGGCCTGACGCTGCTCGACGTGATGGAGTACAGCGTCCCCGGCGACGACGTCGCTCGCGAGTGGGTCCGCGGCTTCGATCGCTCGTTCACCGCCGCCGAGCGCCTCGCCGAGGCGGAGGGGGCACCCCCCGATCGGGCCGCGTCGGTCTTCCTCTCGCTGCTCGCCGAGCGACCCGACACGCTCGTCGTCAAGCGCCACGGCGAGGCGGTCGCAGCCAAGGTGACGGACCGGGCCGCCGATCTCGTCGAGCGAAACGCCCTCGAGACGGATCGCGAGGCCGTCGAATCCTTCGCCGACGAACTCGTCGACCGGGGCGTCAACCCGGGGACGACCGCAGATCTGACCGCGGCCGGGCTTTTCATCGCCCTCGAGCACGAAGCAATCGAGATATGA
- a CDS encoding sensor histidine kinase gives MPTRFRYIPALGVLFILIAAGQAAFTVTSRGVVPEAGIDFVLISLSGVLLLYVGNWLSNSDLDPALFPRIAIWCLGGVGVMGLLLVLRSVHPGVTAEFSLGTRAISLAIGSVAGLGIGINEAQALTREQEVTHRNEQLNEIQRRLERRNGELTRTQGKLEDANERLKASNDRLDQFASAAAHDLQEPLRMISRYLGLLDDRYDDIDDDAEEFIAFAVDGADRMQVMVDDLLTYSRVETNGKPLEPVELDAVLADALTDLQVRIDETDAEITADPLPRVRGDASQLRQVFQNLLSNAIEYSGDEPPRITVEAERDESEWTISVRDDGIGIDPDERQRVFEMFQRLHAVDEHGGSGMGLALCRRIVVRHDGDIWVDSEPGNGSTFRFTVAPCEESAALSGISSEQ, from the coding sequence ATGCCCACCCGCTTTCGCTATATTCCCGCGCTGGGTGTCCTGTTCATTCTCATCGCGGCCGGACAGGCTGCGTTCACGGTCACTAGCAGAGGGGTCGTCCCGGAAGCGGGGATCGATTTCGTCCTCATCAGTCTGTCCGGCGTCCTGTTGCTGTACGTCGGCAACTGGCTGTCGAACAGCGATCTCGACCCGGCGCTCTTCCCCAGAATCGCGATCTGGTGTCTCGGTGGAGTGGGCGTGATGGGTCTCCTCCTCGTGCTGCGGAGCGTTCACCCCGGCGTCACCGCGGAGTTTTCGCTCGGAACGAGAGCGATCAGCCTCGCGATCGGATCGGTCGCGGGCCTCGGGATCGGGATCAACGAGGCACAGGCACTCACCCGTGAACAGGAGGTTACGCACCGAAACGAGCAACTCAACGAGATCCAGCGACGACTCGAACGGCGCAACGGGGAGTTGACCCGGACGCAGGGAAAACTCGAAGACGCGAACGAGCGGCTGAAAGCGTCCAACGATCGGCTCGATCAGTTCGCCTCGGCAGCCGCGCACGATCTGCAGGAACCGCTCCGGATGATCTCGCGATATCTCGGACTACTCGACGATCGGTACGACGACATCGACGACGACGCTGAAGAGTTCATCGCGTTTGCCGTCGACGGGGCCGATCGGATGCAGGTGATGGTCGACGACCTGCTCACGTACTCGCGGGTCGAGACGAACGGGAAGCCGCTCGAGCCGGTCGAACTCGACGCGGTGCTTGCGGATGCGCTCACGGATCTCCAGGTGCGAATCGACGAAACCGACGCCGAGATCACGGCGGATCCGTTGCCTCGTGTGCGCGGTGACGCGAGCCAACTGCGACAGGTGTTCCAGAACCTGCTCTCGAACGCGATCGAGTACAGCGGGGACGAGCCGCCCCGAATTACCGTCGAGGCGGAACGAGACGAATCCGAGTGGACGATCTCGGTCCGCGACGATGGGATCGGGATCGATCCCGACGAGAGGCAGCGCGTCTTCGAGATGTTCCAGCGTCTCCACGCGGTGGACGAACACGGCGGCTCGGGGATGGGACTGGCACTCTGTCGTCGTATCGTCGTCCGCCACGACGGCGACATCTGGGTCGACTCCGAACCCGGTAACGGATCGACGTTTCGCTTCACCGTCGCCCCCTGCGAGGAATCGGCGGCGTTATCCGGGATCTCTTCGGAGCAGTGA